The following DNA comes from Mucilaginibacter jinjuensis.
GATCCTGCTATACAGACAGGATCTTTACCGGTTCATACCTCTCAATAATTAACTTTTTACAACAATGGTAGGATCCCAATAGTAGTAGCCAAATAACACCGGGTTTGCAGTGCCTCTTTGGCGGGTGTAAAGTGCAAACTGGATATTATAGTTTTCAGTTCCTTTATTCACAACGTTAGCCTGGTTAAACCAATAGGTTTGTTCGCTGAAGTTAATTGGAAACACGCTGCCATCGGTAGGCAAAACACCTTGTCTTTTATAAACACTAAAGGTAAGGTTGTTAAAAACGGTGTCTCCGGCAAATCTCTCCATTTTGTATAATACAACCGACGAATCAAAGTTGCCATATTCTGACGTACCGTACCAGCGGATAATGTCGCCAACATCAGCTTTAATTGATAGGTCGCCGGTACCAGAACCCACTATAACATTTGCCCTGGTGGCTACCATGTACATGTAGTTATGTGGTAAACCGGTAGGGTGGGCCGGATCCTTACTTGGATTGGGATAGTCGTTGGTAATTGCGTCTGTGTCAATTACCACCTGGATGTTAATGATCTCCTGAGAGGTAAAAAATTCGCTGTAAAGTGCCATGATAAAATGATTTTAGGATTTTGGTTAATTCTCTACTCTTTAAAAAGGATTTTCGAGATACTCCTGATCAGGATTTATAGAAGTGTATTAAAGCTCCCATATCCATCACAACACAAAAGTGGCACAACATTTTTGTGTAGGATAGGGTGTAAGCAGGGTATATGAAAGGGTGTATGTATTGTATATTGAAGGGTGGGAAGTGTTTCTTCAAGAGCTAATGCTACTCTCATGATCACTCGGAAGAGCCAAGCGACAGCATAGGTGTATATATAAACTTAATTCATCCAGTTTGTCCAAAATTTGATGTCGTATCTTTTCCATTTGCCGTCTGTTTTTTTATAAATCTCTATACCGCCATGCCCACAAAGTGCACCACAATGAAACGCCCTGTTAATAAAAGCTATAGTTCTGTCTTCTGAAAATACAGGTAACGAAATGTAAGTTACAGGCAGGTTAGCCACATCTCCGGCTTTCCAGTCAATATCAGAAAACTGTTCTTTATCAAGCAATACTTTACCTGTGTAATTAAGCTGTTTTATAATATAAAGGCTGTCTTGCTGGGATATTTTAAGCTGTTTGTCGTAACTATTTATTTCAAAGAAATCCTTAAGGTCAACGTGGTAATTGAAATGTTTTAAAGTATCAGATAGTGCCTGCACAGAATTTTTAACCAGATACCATTTTAAAAAATCATACTGCTCTTTTTTAGTTGGTAATGATTGGCTGTACAAGCAATTTGTACATAATATTAACAAAAGTAGCGTGGTAAGGGCTTTGATCTTCATACCCTAAATCTACTACATTTCTGCCAAGCTGTCATCGCAATCTCATCCGGGGCTGACTAAAAGTATTATTTCTGCCAGCATTTAATTTAATTTACTGCCAATTAAAGCTTGGCACAACCATTGATAAATAGGTGTAGGAATTGACTAATTAATAAAAGAAAAAATCAATCATATGTCTAAAATCATTGGAATCGACTTAGGAACAACAAATTCCTGCGTGGCCGTAATGGAAGGTAACGAACCCGTAGTTATTGCCAACAGCGAAGGTAAACGCACTACACCATCTGTAGTTGCTTTTGTTGATAATGGCGAGCGTAAAGTGGGTGACCCAGCCAAACGCCAGTCTATTACCAACCCAACCAAAACTATTTACTCTATAAAACGCTTTATGGGTAACTCTTTCAACGAGGTAACTACCGAAGTTGGCCGTGTACCATATAAAGTTGTTAAAGGCGACAACAACACACCACGTGTTGAAATTGGCGACCGTAAATATACCCCGCAAGAGATCTCAGCTATG
Coding sequences within:
- a CDS encoding inclusion body family protein, whose translation is MALYSEFFTSQEIINIQVVIDTDAITNDYPNPSKDPAHPTGLPHNYMYMVATRANVIVGSGTGDLSIKADVGDIIRWYGTSEYGNFDSSVVLYKMERFAGDTVFNNLTFSVYKRQGVLPTDGSVFPINFSEQTYWFNQANVVNKGTENYNIQFALYTRQRGTANPVLFGYYYWDPTIVVKS